From the genome of Leptospira andrefontaineae, one region includes:
- the atpG gene encoding ATP synthase F1 subunit gamma, protein MATPREIKKRISSVKNTRKITRTMEMVATAKSKKLSDRVNASHPFSNKIKELVGALASLASVVKSPYLRKPNAIRSAALLVLTANRGLCGGYNSKTIRLARTRIQELKDQGVNVRLFVVGKKGISYFQFAKEKIEKTYTHIDDKSGYKEAEEFADFFLGLFAREEVDSVEIISTVYHSSANQEPEVTKVLPFEAQGEANVGSNVLYEPSPADILESLLPLVVKTAFLKAILEANCSEQIAKRVAMKSATDAASEMIKLLTRGYNRIRQAKITQEISEIVAGADSLN, encoded by the coding sequence TTGGCTACACCTCGGGAAATAAAGAAACGGATCAGCTCCGTTAAGAACACTCGGAAGATCACTCGAACTATGGAAATGGTTGCGACAGCCAAATCCAAAAAGTTGAGTGATCGGGTGAATGCGTCCCATCCATTCTCTAATAAAATTAAGGAATTGGTGGGAGCGCTTGCATCCCTTGCTTCCGTAGTAAAAAGTCCTTATTTAAGAAAACCGAATGCGATTCGCTCGGCAGCTCTTCTTGTGCTCACTGCAAACAGAGGTCTTTGTGGAGGATATAACTCCAAAACGATCCGTTTAGCAAGAACTCGTATCCAAGAATTGAAAGACCAGGGTGTAAACGTTCGACTTTTTGTCGTAGGTAAAAAGGGGATTTCCTATTTCCAATTCGCAAAAGAGAAAATAGAAAAAACCTATACTCATATCGACGATAAGTCCGGTTACAAAGAAGCGGAAGAGTTTGCAGACTTCTTCTTGGGTTTATTTGCAAGGGAAGAAGTGGATTCAGTAGAAATTATTTCTACAGTTTATCATTCTTCTGCAAACCAAGAGCCTGAAGTGACTAAGGTTCTTCCATTTGAAGCACAAGGAGAAGCTAACGTAGGTTCCAACGTTCTATATGAGCCAAGCCCGGCTGATATTCTGGAATCACTTCTTCCTTTAGTAGTAAAAACTGCATTTTTAAAGGCGATCTTGGAAGCGAATTGTTCCGAGCAGATCGCAAAGCGCGTGGCCATGAAATCCGCAACGGACGCGGCCTCCGAGATGATCAAACTTCTGACCCGCGGTTATAACCGTATCCGTCAGGCTAAGATCACTCAGGAGATCTCGGAGATCGTAGCGGGTGCGGACTCGCTAAACTAG